A stretch of Lactuca sativa cultivar Salinas chromosome 6, Lsat_Salinas_v11, whole genome shotgun sequence DNA encodes these proteins:
- the LOC111905456 gene encoding casparian strip membrane protein 1, producing the protein MDSSHSTKETGDIPIPITESKSSKKTPPVAAVSRWKKAFAAKKTAHQPPVSRWKRALGILDFILRICAIATTLAAATAMGTTNQQLPFFTQFFQFKADYTDLPAFTFFVIGNAMAGAYLVLSLPFSIVCIVRPHIIGARLMLLVFDTIAVPLITAAASAAASIVYLAHNGNSDANWVAICQQFDDFCQRVSGAVVASYIAALIFIFLVIVSAVALRRK; encoded by the exons ATGGATTCAAGTCATTCAACCAAAGAAACCGGCGATATCCCAATCCCAATCACCGAGTCAAAGTCATCAAAAAAAACCCCTCCGGTGGCGGCAGTGTCAAGGTGGAAAAAAGCTTTTGCGGCCAAGAAAACCGCCCACCAGCCGCCAGTGTCAAGGTGGAAAAGAGCTCTCGGCATTCTCGACTTCATTCTAAGGATCTGTGCCATTGCCACCACTCTAGCGGCGGCAACCGCCATGGGCACCACCAACCAACAGCTCCCGTTTTTCACCCAATTCTTCCAGTTCAAAGCCGACTACACTGATCTCCCCGCTTTCAC GTTTTTTGTGATTGGAAACGCCATGGCTGGCGCCTACTTAGTTCTCTCATTGCCATTCTCTATAGTCTGCATCGTTCGTCCACATATCATAGGAGCCAGGTTGATGCTCCTCGTTTTTGACACG ATAGCGGTGCCTTTGATCACTGCTGCTGCATCTGCGGCTGCTTCCATAGTCTACTTGGCACACAATGGTAACTCCGATGCAAACTGGGTGGCGATTTGTCAACAATTTGATGATTTCTGTCAGCGAGTCAGCGGAGCTGTGGTGGCTTCTTACATTGCAGCACTgattttcatatttttggtgATTGTTTCTGCGGTGGCTTTAAGGAGGAAGTAA
- the LOC111905371 gene encoding capsanthin/capsorubin synthase, chromoplastic — MEALITPLSSPPLSLYQKPSSSFSPLTTSPLFFPKPHKHLRHRIQNSKYGNFLDLIPENKSDPIKFDINWLDPSQKPRLDLIVIGAGPAGLCLAERVSRYGIRVCCVDPDPLSMWPNNYGSWVDELSSLGLEDCFDKTWPMSSVHIDDHKTKYLDRPYGRINRKTLKMKLLSGCLSNGVKFHKAKAWKVNHQEFESSIVCDDGNELKASLIVDASGFASSFVEYDKPRNHGYQIAHGILAEVEEHPFDLDKMLLMDWRDSHLGNEPNLRVSNSRFPTFLYAMPFDSNLVFLEETSLVSRPVLSYKEVKTRMVARLRHMGIRVKRVIESEKCLIPMGGPLPKIPQSVMGIGGTAGLAHPSTGYMVARTLALAPILAESIVECLGSTRMIRGQPLYHRVWNGLWPIERRLTREFYTFGMETLLKLDLEGTRSFFDAFFDLNPEYWHGFLSSRLSIMELAMLSLSLFGHSSNSSKFDIVTKCPAPLVKMMGNVVLDSI; from the coding sequence ATGGAAGCTCTCATCACTCCATTATCATCCCCTCCGCTTTCACTTTACcagaaaccttcttcttcattctCGCCATTAACAACCTCCCCTCTCTTCTTCCCTAAACCCCACAAACATCTCCGTCACAGAATCCAAAACAGCAAGTACGGCAACTTCCTTGATTTGATCCCAGAAAACAAATCCGACCCGATTAAATTCGACATCAATTGGCTCGATCCATCTCAAAAACCACGACTCGACCTCATCGTAATCGGAGCTGGTCCAGCTGGGCTTTGTTTGGCTGAAAGAGTTTCTCGATATGGGATCCGGGTTTGTTGTGTTGATCCGGACCCACTTTCCATGTGGCCTAACAATTACGGGTCTTGGGTCGATGAGCTATCAAGCTTAGGACTtgaagattgttttgataaaacatgGCCCATGTCTTCTGTTCATATCGACGATCATAAAACCAAGTATCTCGATCGGCCGTATGGTAGAATTAACAGAAAGACGTTGAAGATGAAGTTGCTTTCTGGGTGTTTATCAAATGGGGTTAAATTCCATAAAGCAAAAGCATGGAAAGTTAATCATCAAGAATTTGAATCCTCCATTGTTTGTGATGATGGTAATGAGTTGAAAGCAAGTTTGATTGTGGACGCAAGTGGTTTTGCAAGTTCTTTTGTGGAATATGATAAGCCAAGAAACCATGGTTACCAAATTGCCCATGGGATTTTAGCAGAAGTTGAAGAACACCCATTTGATCTAGACAAGATGTTACTCATGGATTGGAGAGATTCCCACTTAGGAAATGAGCCTAATTTACGCGTAAGCAATTCTAGATTCCCCACTTTTTTATACGCGATGCCATTCGATTCGAATCTAGTCTTTCTAGAAGAAACTTCTTTGGTTAGCCGGCCGGTTTTATCTTACAAAGAGGTCAAAACAAGAATGGTGGCAAGGTTAAGGCATATGGGTATTAGAGTAAAAAGAGTGATCGAAAGTGAAAAATGTCTGATTCCAATGGGTGGGCCACTTCCAAAGATTCCCCAATCGGTGATGGGGATTGGGGGAACTGCTGGACTAGCCCATCCGTCTACAGGATATATGGTGGCCAGGACGCTCGCTCTAGCCCCAATTCTGGCCGAGTCCATTGTTGAGTGTCTTGGTTCGACACGGATGATTAGAGGTCAACCGCTTTATCATAGAGTGTGGAATGGGTTGTGGCCTATTGAGAGGAGATTAACAAGGGAGTTTTATACATTTGGAATGGAGACACTTTTGAAACTTGATTTGGAAGGGACAAGAAGCTTTTTTGATGCTTTTTTCGATTTGAATCCGGAATATTGGCATGGGTTTTTGTCGTCAAGATTGTCGATTATGGAACTTGCTATGTTAAGTTTGTCATTGTTTGGACACTCATCGAATTCATCGAAATTTGATATTGTTACAAAGTGTCCGGCTCCTTTGGTCAAGATGATGGGCAATGTAGTACTTGATTCCATTTGA